From the Streptomyces sp. KMM 9044 genome, one window contains:
- a CDS encoding MarR family winged helix-turn-helix transcriptional regulator has product MSDLSHGDDAAAVNALRSAVMRLSRRLKHQRVDESLSPTEMSVLGTLARCGRATPGELARREHVQPPSMTRIVALLEGKGLVRLEPHPDDRRQKVVTQTEQAEAMLDESRRKRNVFLATLAEELDEDEWAKLRAAAPVLEKLAHV; this is encoded by the coding sequence ATGTCGGACCTCAGCCATGGCGACGACGCAGCCGCCGTGAACGCCCTTCGATCCGCCGTGATGCGACTGTCCCGTCGGCTCAAGCACCAGCGCGTCGACGAGTCGCTCAGTCCCACCGAGATGTCGGTGCTGGGCACCCTGGCCCGGTGCGGCCGGGCCACCCCGGGCGAGCTCGCCCGCAGGGAACATGTCCAGCCGCCCTCGATGACCCGCATCGTTGCGCTGTTGGAGGGCAAGGGTCTGGTCCGGCTGGAGCCGCACCCCGACGACCGGCGCCAGAAGGTCGTCACGCAGACCGAACAGGCCGAGGCAATGCTGGACGAGAGCCGCCGCAAGCGGAACGTCTTCCTGGCCACCCTGGCCGAGGAACTCGACGAGGACGAATGGGCGAAGCTCCGTGCCGCCGCCCCCGTCCTGGAGAAGCTCGCGCACGTCTAG
- a CDS encoding cation-translocating P-type ATPase, with protein sequence MTHLDADPQSDAVHPGTRTSPVTGLTSAEVAQRVALGQVNDVPVRSSRSLTEIVRANVLTRFNAIIGILWVIMLGVAPIQDSLFGFVILANTGIGIIQEWRAKKTLDSLAVIGEARPTVRRDGASAGIGTAQIVLDDLIEIGSGDKIVVDGVCAEADALEIDESLLTGEADPVVKRPGDRVMSGSFVVAGGGAFQATRVGREAYAAQLAEEASRFTLVHSELRSGISTILKYVTWMMIPTATGLIISQLFVKDNEWKDSIARTVGGIVPMVPEGLVLLTSVAFAIGVVRLGRKQCLVQELPAIEGLARVDTVCLDKTGTLTEGGMDVTELHLLDDANGGAPESGGSNGRDSDEAYVRKVLGALCVSDPRPNASLRAVADAYPDAGDWRRVGALPFSSARKYSGAAFTEGDGTTSVWLLGAPDVLLDAGDPALARTGRLNEQGLRVLLLARGQRGLDDPEVAVGVRPTALVVLEQRLRPDAADTLAYFAEQDVDAKVVSGDNAVSVGAVAGKLGLAGTVVDARGLPAGRDAMAGALDEGTVFGRVTPQQKRDMVGALQSRGHTVAMTGDGVNDVLALKDADIGVAMGSGSEATRAVAQIVLLNNSFATLPSVVAEGRRVIGNITRVATLFLVKTVYSVLLAVLVVCSQVEYPFLPRHLTLLSTLTIGVPAFFLALAPNKERARPNFVRRVMRYAVPGGVLAALATFTTYLIARHHYSGEGALALDAETSAATLTLFLISIWVLAIIARPYTWWRIALVATMAAGFLLVLAVPWLQEFFALKLVGMTMPWVAVGIAVVAAATLEFLWRWMDRRFPA encoded by the coding sequence ATGACGCATCTCGACGCGGACCCTCAGTCCGATGCCGTGCATCCCGGCACCCGCACGTCACCGGTGACCGGCCTGACCTCCGCCGAGGTGGCTCAGCGGGTGGCCCTCGGGCAGGTCAACGACGTGCCGGTGCGCAGCAGCCGGTCGCTGACCGAGATCGTCCGCGCGAACGTCCTCACCCGGTTCAACGCGATCATCGGCATCCTCTGGGTGATCATGCTGGGCGTCGCGCCCATCCAGGACAGCCTGTTCGGCTTCGTGATCCTCGCCAACACCGGAATCGGCATCATCCAGGAGTGGCGGGCGAAGAAGACCCTGGACTCCCTGGCCGTGATCGGCGAGGCGCGGCCGACGGTGCGCCGGGACGGGGCGAGCGCCGGGATCGGCACCGCACAGATCGTGCTGGACGACCTGATCGAGATCGGGTCGGGCGACAAGATCGTCGTCGACGGTGTGTGCGCGGAGGCCGACGCGCTGGAGATCGACGAGTCACTGCTCACCGGAGAGGCCGACCCCGTCGTCAAGCGGCCGGGGGACCGGGTCATGTCCGGCAGCTTCGTGGTCGCGGGCGGCGGAGCCTTCCAGGCGACGAGGGTGGGGCGCGAGGCGTACGCGGCGCAGCTCGCCGAGGAGGCGTCCCGGTTCACGCTGGTCCACTCCGAGCTGCGCTCGGGCATCTCCACGATCCTCAAGTACGTGACGTGGATGATGATCCCGACCGCGACCGGGCTGATCATCAGCCAGTTGTTCGTCAAGGACAACGAGTGGAAGGACTCCATCGCCCGCACGGTCGGCGGGATCGTGCCGATGGTCCCCGAAGGGCTGGTGCTCCTCACCTCGGTGGCCTTCGCGATCGGGGTCGTCCGGCTCGGCCGCAAGCAGTGCCTGGTGCAGGAGCTGCCCGCGATCGAGGGGCTGGCCCGCGTCGACACGGTCTGCCTGGACAAGACCGGCACCCTCACCGAGGGCGGCATGGACGTCACGGAGCTGCACCTGCTCGACGACGCCAACGGCGGCGCCCCCGAAAGCGGCGGCAGCAACGGCCGCGACAGCGACGAGGCGTACGTGCGGAAGGTGCTCGGCGCACTCTGCGTCTCCGACCCGCGTCCGAACGCCTCGCTCCGGGCGGTCGCCGACGCCTACCCCGACGCCGGTGACTGGCGGCGCGTCGGCGCCCTGCCCTTCTCCTCCGCCCGCAAGTACAGCGGTGCCGCCTTCACCGAGGGCGACGGGACCACGTCCGTCTGGCTGCTCGGCGCACCCGACGTGCTGCTCGACGCCGGCGATCCGGCCCTGGCCCGCACGGGACGGCTGAACGAGCAGGGCCTGCGGGTGCTGCTCCTCGCCCGCGGCCAGCGCGGCCTGGACGACCCCGAGGTCGCCGTCGGGGTCCGCCCCACCGCGCTGGTGGTGCTGGAACAGCGGCTGCGGCCGGACGCGGCGGACACGCTGGCGTACTTCGCCGAGCAGGACGTCGACGCCAAGGTCGTCTCGGGCGACAACGCGGTGTCGGTCGGCGCGGTCGCCGGGAAGCTCGGGCTGGCGGGGACCGTCGTCGACGCGCGCGGGCTGCCCGCCGGCCGGGACGCGATGGCCGGGGCGCTCGACGAGGGCACGGTGTTCGGGCGGGTCACCCCGCAGCAGAAGCGGGACATGGTGGGCGCGCTCCAGTCCCGCGGGCACACGGTCGCGATGACCGGCGACGGGGTGAACGACGTGCTGGCCCTGAAGGACGCCGACATCGGGGTGGCGATGGGCTCCGGCTCGGAGGCCACGCGGGCGGTCGCGCAGATCGTGCTGCTCAACAACAGTTTCGCCACGCTGCCGTCGGTGGTGGCGGAGGGGCGGCGGGTGATCGGCAACATCACCCGGGTCGCGACGCTGTTCCTGGTGAAGACCGTCTACTCGGTGCTGCTCGCGGTGCTGGTGGTGTGCTCGCAGGTGGAATACCCGTTCCTGCCGCGCCACCTGACGCTGCTGTCCACGCTCACCATCGGCGTCCCGGCGTTCTTCCTGGCCCTGGCCCCGAACAAGGAACGGGCGCGGCCGAACTTCGTACGACGGGTCATGCGGTACGCGGTCCCGGGCGGCGTGCTGGCCGCGCTGGCGACGTTCACCACCTACCTGATCGCCCGCCACCACTACAGCGGTGAGGGGGCCCTGGCCCTGGACGCGGAGACGAGCGCGGCGACGCTGACGCTGTTCCTGATCTCGATCTGGGTGCTGGCGATCATCGCCCGCCCGTACACGTGGTGGCGGATCGCCCTGGTGGCGACGATGGCCGCCGGGTTCCTGCTGGTGCTGGCCGTGCCGTGGCTCCAGGAGTTCTTCGCGCTGAAGCTGGTCGGGATGACGATGCCGTGGGTCGCGGTCGGCATCGCGGTGGTGGCGGCGGCCACCCTGGAGTTCCTGTGGAGGTGGATGGACCGCCGCTTTCCCGCTTAG
- a CDS encoding aldo/keto reductase produces the protein MEYTQLGRTGLKVSRIVLGTMNFGPQTDEATSHTIMDAALDAGLNFVDTANVYGWGENKGRTEEIVGTWFAKGGGRRDKTVLATKVYGNMGADGPAWPNHDRLSAVNIRRAVDASLKRLQTDYIDVYQFHHIDRSAPFEEIWQAIDVLVQQGKILYAGSSNFPGYKIAQANENAKTHGRVGLVSEQCLYNLAERRAEMEVIPAAQDYGLGVIPWSPLHGGLLGGVLKKEATEGRRASGRAADALKDARTREQIQAYENLLDKHGIEPGEAALAWLLTRPGVTGPIVGPRTQEQLDSALRALDLDLGAELLVALDEIFPGPGPSPEAFAW, from the coding sequence ATGGAATACACGCAGCTGGGACGTACCGGACTCAAGGTCAGTCGCATCGTGCTCGGCACGATGAACTTCGGGCCTCAGACGGATGAAGCCACCAGCCACACCATCATGGATGCGGCGCTCGATGCGGGGCTGAATTTCGTTGACACTGCAAATGTGTACGGGTGGGGTGAGAACAAGGGGCGCACCGAGGAGATCGTCGGTACCTGGTTCGCCAAGGGCGGCGGGCGTCGTGACAAGACGGTCCTGGCCACCAAGGTCTACGGGAACATGGGCGCCGACGGACCGGCCTGGCCCAACCATGACCGGCTCAGCGCCGTGAACATCCGCCGTGCCGTGGACGCTTCCCTCAAGCGGCTCCAGACCGACTACATCGACGTCTACCAGTTCCATCACATCGACCGTTCGGCGCCGTTCGAGGAGATCTGGCAGGCGATCGACGTCTTGGTCCAACAAGGGAAGATCCTTTACGCCGGTTCCTCGAACTTCCCCGGCTACAAGATCGCCCAGGCCAACGAGAACGCGAAGACACACGGCCGGGTCGGGCTCGTCAGCGAGCAGTGCCTCTACAACCTCGCCGAGCGCCGCGCCGAGATGGAGGTCATTCCTGCCGCGCAGGACTACGGCCTCGGGGTCATCCCGTGGTCGCCGCTGCACGGCGGGCTGCTCGGCGGAGTCCTCAAGAAGGAGGCCACGGAGGGGCGCCGGGCGAGCGGACGGGCCGCCGACGCCCTCAAGGACGCCCGCACGCGCGAGCAGATCCAGGCGTACGAGAACCTGCTCGACAAGCACGGCATCGAACCAGGCGAGGCCGCCCTGGCCTGGCTGCTCACCCGTCCCGGCGTGACAGGACCGATCGTCGGCCCACGCACGCAGGAGCAGCTTGACTCAGCGCTGCGCGCCCTCGATCTGGACCTGGGCGCGGAGCTCCTTGTGGCTCTCGACGAGATCTTCCCGGGGCCGGGACCGTCCCCCGAAGCTTTCGCATGGTGA
- a CDS encoding NCS2 family permease, translating into MLTSAPAKAPMPDQPGSGPGHGALDRYFRISERGSSLPREIRGGFATFFAMAYIIVLNPIILGSSTDLYGNQLDNGQLVTATALTAAFTTLLMGVIGNVPIALAAGLGVNSVVALQLAPRMSWPDAMGMVVLAGFVVMLLVATGLRERVMNAVPYGLRKAIAIGIGLFIMMIGLVDSGFVSRMPDAANTTVPMQLGAGGHLTGWPVLVFVLGALLTLALIMRKVPGAILISIVVMTVLAVVIEAVADVPSWGLTAPAWPGNPVATPDFGLIGEVSLFGGFEQVGVLTGVLFVFTVLLSCFFDAMGTIMGVSDEARLTDAQGQMPGINKVLFIDGVAVAAGGASSASATTAFVESTAGVGEGARTGFANVVTGALFAVALFLTPVATMVPSQAATPALLAVGFLILAGSVREIDWADHTIAIPAFVTMVMMPFTYSITNGIGMGFITFVVLRLAAGRAKGVPAAMYVVSAVFAFYYLMPALGLT; encoded by the coding sequence ATGCTCACGTCGGCCCCCGCCAAGGCTCCGATGCCCGATCAGCCGGGGTCCGGCCCCGGCCACGGCGCACTCGACCGCTACTTCAGGATCTCCGAGCGGGGCAGCTCCCTGCCCCGCGAGATCCGTGGCGGATTCGCCACCTTCTTCGCGATGGCCTACATCATCGTGCTGAACCCGATCATCCTGGGCAGCTCGACGGACCTGTACGGCAACCAGCTCGACAACGGTCAGCTGGTCACCGCGACCGCCCTGACGGCGGCGTTCACCACGCTGCTCATGGGCGTCATCGGCAACGTGCCGATCGCGCTGGCCGCCGGCCTCGGCGTGAACTCGGTCGTCGCGCTCCAGCTCGCCCCCCGGATGTCCTGGCCGGACGCCATGGGCATGGTCGTGCTGGCCGGTTTCGTCGTCATGCTGCTGGTCGCCACCGGTCTGCGCGAGCGCGTGATGAACGCCGTCCCGTACGGTCTGCGCAAGGCCATCGCCATCGGTATCGGCCTGTTCATCATGATGATCGGTCTCGTCGACTCCGGCTTCGTCTCCCGCATGCCGGACGCCGCGAACACCACCGTGCCGATGCAGCTCGGCGCCGGCGGTCACCTCACCGGCTGGCCGGTTCTCGTCTTCGTCCTCGGCGCGCTGCTCACGCTGGCGCTGATCATGCGCAAGGTGCCCGGCGCGATCCTCATCTCGATCGTCGTGATGACCGTTCTCGCCGTGGTCATCGAAGCGGTGGCCGACGTCCCCTCCTGGGGTCTGACGGCCCCGGCCTGGCCCGGCAACCCGGTCGCCACCCCCGACTTCGGCCTGATCGGCGAGGTCAGCCTGTTCGGCGGCTTCGAGCAGGTCGGTGTGCTGACCGGCGTCCTGTTCGTCTTCACCGTGCTGCTGTCGTGCTTCTTCGACGCCATGGGCACGATCATGGGTGTCTCCGACGAGGCCAGGCTGACCGACGCCCAGGGCCAGATGCCCGGCATCAACAAGGTCCTCTTCATCGACGGCGTCGCGGTCGCCGCGGGTGGCGCCTCCTCCGCCTCCGCCACCACCGCCTTCGTGGAGTCCACGGCCGGTGTCGGCGAGGGTGCGCGCACCGGCTTCGCCAACGTCGTCACCGGTGCGCTCTTCGCCGTCGCGCTGTTCCTCACGCCCGTCGCCACCATGGTCCCGTCGCAGGCGGCGACCCCGGCGCTGCTCGCGGTCGGCTTCCTGATCCTGGCGGGCTCGGTCAGGGAGATCGACTGGGCGGATCACACCATCGCCATCCCGGCCTTCGTGACCATGGTGATGATGCCGTTCACCTACTCGATCACCAACGGCATCGGCATGGGCTTCATCACCTTCGTGGTGCTGCGCCTGGCGGCCGGGCGCGCCAAGGGGGTGCCGGCGGCGATGTACGTGGTGTCGGCGGTGTTCGCCTTCTACTACCTGATGCCGGCGCTGGGCCTGACCTGA
- a CDS encoding BrnA antitoxin family protein — MGTDVLSLRMDHELLERLRQHAARRGMSVQDYVVQTLTRDDFDQRFQTAVEETEKFYDVT; from the coding sequence ATGGGCACCGACGTACTCAGCCTGCGCATGGACCACGAGCTGCTCGAGCGGCTCCGGCAACATGCCGCCAGACGCGGAATGAGCGTCCAGGACTATGTCGTCCAGACGCTCACTCGCGATGACTTCGACCAGCGGTTCCAGACCGCCGTCGAGGAGACGGAGAAGTTCTACGACGTCACCTGA
- a CDS encoding DUF2530 domain-containing protein, translated as MVKGTPKHEAPEPLEGPVVATVAGGTIIWFALFLVQLPFYGWFDDHGHTWWLWTCLAGGGLGFIGIWYVRRRESAIRHARAAQAAGNGAAPEAEPLRAPSSSPSSPSSPTSPTSPTSPTSPTD; from the coding sequence ATCGTCAAGGGGACCCCCAAGCACGAGGCGCCGGAGCCCCTTGAGGGTCCCGTGGTCGCCACCGTCGCCGGCGGCACGATCATCTGGTTCGCCCTCTTCCTGGTGCAACTGCCGTTCTACGGCTGGTTCGACGACCACGGCCACACCTGGTGGCTGTGGACCTGTCTGGCCGGCGGCGGCCTCGGTTTCATCGGCATCTGGTACGTCCGCCGACGCGAGAGCGCGATCAGGCACGCTCGGGCCGCACAGGCAGCCGGGAACGGGGCCGCCCCGGAGGCCGAACCACTCCGCGCCCCCTCCTCCTCCCCCTCCTCCCCCTCCTCCCCGACTTCCCCGACTTCCCCGACTTCCCCGACTTCCCCGACCGACTGA
- a CDS encoding MFS transporter, giving the protein MSTGPGADSVPAPDHDDNQTARDTETGTGTHTGTDVRGDKPRKAGMFSSLKVRNYRLFFAGQVVSNTGTWMQRIAQDWLVLTLTGSSAAVGITTALQFLPMLLFGLYGGVLVDRLRKRPTLLFTQSAMALTSLALAALTLTGHVQIWHVYVAAFVAGLATVLDNPARQSFVAELVGPGRLQNAVSLNSANFQSARLVGPAVAGVLITGVGTGWAFFLNGVSFVAPIAGLLMMRSRELHAVTPSPRGKGQLREGLRYVAGRPELLWPIVLVGFIGTFAFNFPVYLSAFADDVFDGGAGAYSLFNTLMAVGSVAGALLAARRGTARLRLLILAALAFGGLEIVAAGAPALWLFALLMVPIGLVAMTVNVTVNTSIQMATDPAVRGRVMALYMMVFLGGAPVGAPIVGWITDTHGARVGLAAGGAVAALAAAVIGLILARVGNLRLTVGWHGGHPRMRFVPRERQKALTPVG; this is encoded by the coding sequence TTGAGTACGGGACCCGGAGCAGACTCCGTCCCCGCACCGGACCACGACGACAACCAGACCGCCCGCGACACCGAAACCGGCACCGGTACTCACACCGGCACCGACGTCAGGGGAGACAAGCCCCGCAAGGCCGGGATGTTCTCTTCTCTGAAGGTCAGGAACTACCGCCTGTTCTTCGCCGGCCAGGTCGTCTCCAACACCGGCACCTGGATGCAGCGCATCGCCCAGGACTGGCTGGTGCTCACCCTCACCGGCTCCTCGGCCGCCGTCGGCATCACCACGGCCCTGCAGTTCCTGCCGATGCTGCTGTTCGGCCTGTACGGCGGCGTCCTCGTCGACCGGTTGCGTAAACGCCCCACACTCCTGTTCACCCAGTCCGCGATGGCCCTCACCTCGCTGGCACTGGCCGCCCTCACGCTCACCGGCCACGTCCAGATCTGGCACGTCTACGTCGCCGCCTTCGTCGCCGGCCTGGCCACGGTGCTCGACAACCCGGCCCGCCAGTCCTTCGTCGCGGAACTCGTCGGCCCCGGCCGGCTGCAGAACGCGGTCAGCCTGAACTCCGCGAACTTCCAGTCCGCCCGGCTGGTCGGCCCCGCCGTCGCGGGTGTGCTGATCACCGGCGTCGGCACGGGCTGGGCATTCTTCCTCAACGGCGTGTCCTTCGTCGCGCCGATCGCCGGCCTGCTGATGATGCGCTCCCGTGAACTGCACGCCGTCACGCCGTCCCCGCGCGGCAAGGGGCAGCTGCGGGAGGGGCTGCGCTACGTCGCGGGCCGGCCCGAGCTGCTCTGGCCGATCGTCCTGGTGGGGTTCATCGGCACCTTCGCCTTCAACTTCCCCGTCTACCTCTCGGCCTTCGCCGACGACGTCTTCGACGGGGGCGCGGGCGCGTACAGCCTGTTCAACACGCTGATGGCGGTCGGCTCGGTGGCCGGCGCCCTGCTGGCCGCCCGGCGCGGCACGGCCCGCCTGCGGCTGCTGATCCTGGCCGCGCTGGCCTTCGGCGGACTGGAGATCGTCGCCGCCGGGGCACCCGCCCTGTGGCTGTTCGCCCTGCTCATGGTCCCGATCGGCCTGGTCGCGATGACGGTCAACGTCACCGTCAACACCAGCATCCAGATGGCCACCGACCCGGCCGTACGCGGTCGCGTCATGGCCCTCTACATGATGGTCTTCCTCGGCGGCGCGCCCGTCGGCGCTCCGATCGTCGGCTGGATCACCGACACCCACGGAGCCCGCGTCGGCCTTGCGGCGGGCGGTGCGGTCGCGGCCCTCGCCGCCGCCGTGATCGGCCTGATCCTGGCCCGCGTCGGCAACCTGCGCCTGACGGTCGGCTGGCACGGCGGGCATCCCCGGATGCGGTTCGTGCCGCGGGAACGGCAGAAGGCACTGACGCCGGTGGGGTGA
- a CDS encoding Uma2 family endonuclease gives MTVLADRIEMAESTGDLTLDAMFEWLEKMPVPEGYKTEIVGGHIFMTPQRNTHWDIILDIVEQLRATYPRKRVKSDLRMDYPGRLNGFASDVVALADGAQQGVKGRWRHEDVEFIAEVISKDTAGNDYGPKKDTYATAGVPVYLTVDPYTGEWHLHTQPKDGKYHVDVTFDFGEEIDLTRTAVGLVLRTDGFPRD, from the coding sequence ATGACCGTCCTTGCAGACAGGATCGAGATGGCCGAAAGCACCGGCGACCTCACGCTCGACGCGATGTTCGAGTGGCTGGAGAAGATGCCCGTCCCCGAGGGATACAAGACCGAGATCGTCGGGGGGCACATCTTCATGACGCCGCAGCGGAACACCCACTGGGACATCATCCTGGACATCGTTGAGCAACTGCGCGCCACGTACCCGCGCAAGCGCGTCAAATCCGACCTCCGTATGGACTACCCGGGACGCCTCAACGGGTTCGCGTCCGATGTGGTGGCCCTCGCGGACGGCGCCCAGCAGGGTGTCAAGGGCCGCTGGCGTCACGAGGACGTCGAGTTCATCGCCGAGGTGATCTCCAAGGACACCGCGGGCAACGACTACGGCCCGAAGAAGGACACCTACGCCACCGCCGGCGTACCGGTGTACCTGACCGTGGACCCGTACACCGGCGAGTGGCACCTGCACACGCAGCCGAAGGACGGGAAGTACCACGTCGACGTCACCTTCGACTTCGGCGAGGAGATCGACCTGACCCGGACGGCCGTCGGCCTCGTCCTCAGGACCGACGGGTTCCCCCGCGACTGA
- a CDS encoding recombinase family protein encodes MNTGQLIGYARVSTGDQEAQLQRDALADAGCARIFEDKASGKNTDRPELHAALDYARAGDSLCVWKLDRFARSLIDLVSMVDTLRERDIGFKVLTGALANTDPGTADGRLMLQVVGAMAEFERSLIKERTRAGLDAARAQGRTGGRPAVMNDDMLTVARARRAKGESVNAIARALGVSRVTLYRRIGEGV; translated from the coding sequence ATGAACACTGGCCAGCTCATCGGGTACGCCCGCGTCTCCACCGGCGACCAAGAGGCGCAGCTCCAGCGTGACGCGCTCGCTGACGCAGGCTGCGCCCGCATCTTCGAGGACAAGGCGAGCGGCAAGAACACCGATCGGCCAGAGCTGCACGCAGCACTCGACTACGCCCGTGCCGGCGACAGCCTGTGTGTGTGGAAGCTGGACCGCTTCGCTCGGTCGCTCATCGACCTCGTGTCCATGGTCGACACCCTTCGAGAGCGGGACATCGGCTTCAAGGTGCTCACGGGTGCACTGGCCAACACCGACCCAGGCACGGCCGACGGCCGCCTCATGCTCCAGGTCGTCGGAGCGATGGCAGAGTTCGAGCGCAGCCTCATCAAGGAGCGCACCCGCGCCGGGCTGGACGCGGCCAGGGCGCAGGGGCGTACCGGTGGACGGCCCGCTGTCATGAACGACGACATGCTCACGGTCGCCCGCGCCAGACGGGCCAAGGGCGAGAGCGTCAACGCCATCGCCAGGGCCCTGGGCGTCTCACGCGTCACGCTGTACCGGCGCATCGGCGAGGGCGTCTGA
- the thpR gene encoding RNA 2',3'-cyclic phosphodiesterase, with protein MRLFAALLPPDDVSRELAAEVEVLRGLPGAEGLRWTGPPGRHFTLAFYGEVDDALVPGLTARLERAAARTGPFELALSGGGHFGHGRAVWAGADGDLRTLRLLAERAGAAGRKAGVEREEHRRYEAHLTLARSGTGVDVQPCLRALAGFRSRSWTVGEVALVRSHLPRSGVPGEQPRYEVVARCPLGSAG; from the coding sequence ATGAGACTCTTCGCCGCCCTGCTGCCCCCCGACGACGTGTCCCGTGAGCTCGCCGCCGAGGTCGAGGTGTTGCGAGGGCTCCCCGGTGCCGAGGGGCTGCGCTGGACCGGCCCTCCCGGCCGGCACTTCACGCTCGCCTTCTACGGCGAGGTCGACGACGCTCTCGTGCCCGGGCTGACGGCGCGCCTGGAACGGGCGGCGGCGCGGACCGGGCCGTTCGAGCTGGCGCTGAGCGGGGGTGGCCACTTCGGGCACGGGAGGGCGGTGTGGGCCGGGGCGGACGGTGACCTGCGGACCCTGCGCCTGCTCGCCGAGCGCGCCGGGGCGGCGGGGCGGAAGGCGGGCGTCGAGAGGGAGGAGCACCGCCGCTACGAGGCCCACCTGACGCTGGCCCGCAGCGGCACCGGCGTCGACGTGCAGCCGTGCCTGCGGGCGCTCGCCGGGTTCCGGAGCCGCTCCTGGACCGTGGGCGAGGTGGCGCTGGTGCGCAGCCACCTGCCGAGGTCGGGCGTACCGGGCGAGCAGCCCCGTTACGAGGTGGTCGCGCGCTGCCCGCTCGGGTCGGCCGGTTAG
- a CDS encoding recombinase family protein encodes MARVLGVVRLSRVSDETTSPERQRRSIQRWADQEGHVVVGWVEDIDVSGGVEPWKRPEFGKWLPSTIGKEVSAIEHRIAMEESRADEYDILCALKIDRLSRRVLHVHTLLEWCEKNAKEVATVEDGINLNTQMGKLLLSLIASFAEGELEAIKARAKSSYNHLVKEGRWRGGRTPYGYREEKQETGEGWKLVPDDYGTDTAGTLREIVRRLIEGESANSIARWLNEDTSKTPTSLDAQMIRSGKTPKGSRWTAANTSKVVRSRCVLGQMEVTEEVMVDGKKVKRTRVVRDADGQPLQRAEPLITQEEWELANKKLDENTSQRNGNRKGGSPLLRVAFCTCGEPAYLGPGRNWPYYRCASRTTHKPCPTGSKGIAAHTLEDAVEKAFLLAAGDVEIVRKVFRPGVDYTRDIEEVNRALADLREDREAGLYSSELGKQEYRETYKRLDARRQQLIAQPTRPDTWEEIPTGETYRERWSKLSTQHEKGKELRAAGAKAVIHSEPIQGMTAAQLMSVDGHDGMWQHPVGRVQVLIPMDFKQRVRNMAAIRSED; translated from the coding sequence ATGGCGAGAGTTCTGGGTGTGGTCCGTCTGTCGAGGGTGTCGGACGAGACCACATCGCCGGAGCGGCAGCGTCGGTCCATCCAGCGATGGGCCGACCAGGAGGGGCATGTCGTCGTGGGATGGGTCGAGGACATCGACGTGTCTGGCGGGGTGGAGCCGTGGAAGCGCCCGGAGTTCGGCAAGTGGCTGCCTTCGACCATCGGAAAGGAGGTCAGCGCGATCGAGCACAGGATCGCGATGGAGGAGTCGCGCGCCGATGAGTACGACATCCTCTGCGCGCTGAAGATCGACCGCCTCTCGCGGCGCGTGCTGCACGTGCACACCCTCCTGGAGTGGTGCGAGAAGAACGCCAAGGAGGTAGCGACCGTCGAGGACGGGATCAACCTCAACACACAGATGGGGAAGCTCCTCCTGAGCCTGATCGCGTCCTTCGCGGAGGGGGAACTTGAGGCCATCAAGGCGCGGGCCAAGTCGTCCTACAACCACTTGGTGAAGGAGGGGCGTTGGCGAGGTGGCCGCACACCATACGGGTACCGCGAGGAGAAGCAGGAGACCGGCGAGGGGTGGAAGCTGGTGCCGGACGACTACGGAACGGACACGGCCGGGACGCTCCGCGAGATCGTTCGCCGTCTCATCGAGGGCGAGTCGGCGAACAGCATCGCGCGATGGCTCAACGAGGACACGTCCAAGACTCCGACGTCCCTGGACGCCCAGATGATCCGGAGCGGCAAGACCCCGAAGGGGAGCCGCTGGACTGCCGCGAACACGTCCAAGGTCGTGCGCTCCCGCTGTGTCCTGGGGCAGATGGAAGTGACTGAGGAAGTGATGGTTGACGGGAAGAAGGTGAAGCGGACCCGAGTCGTCCGGGACGCCGATGGCCAGCCTCTTCAGCGCGCGGAGCCCTTGATCACGCAGGAGGAGTGGGAGTTGGCCAACAAGAAGCTGGACGAGAACACCAGTCAGCGCAACGGAAACCGCAAGGGCGGCTCACCCCTGCTCCGGGTTGCGTTCTGCACCTGTGGGGAACCCGCGTATCTCGGCCCCGGCCGTAACTGGCCCTACTACCGCTGCGCCTCGCGGACCACCCACAAGCCGTGCCCGACCGGAAGCAAGGGCATTGCGGCTCACACGCTGGAGGACGCCGTGGAGAAGGCGTTCCTCCTCGCCGCAGGGGACGTCGAGATCGTCCGGAAGGTCTTCCGGCCGGGGGTGGACTACACGCGCGACATCGAGGAAGTGAACCGTGCCCTGGCGGACCTGCGGGAAGACCGCGAGGCGGGCCTCTACTCCAGCGAGCTGGGCAAGCAGGAGTACCGCGAGACGTACAAACGGCTGGACGCGCGACGCCAGCAGCTCATCGCACAGCCCACACGACCGGACACCTGGGAGGAGATCCCAACGGGAGAGACCTACCGGGAGCGGTGGAGCAAGCTGTCGACCCAGCACGAGAAGGGAAAGGAGCTCCGTGCCGCAGGGGCCAAGGCCGTCATCCACTCCGAGCCGATTCAGGGGATGACGGCCGCGCAGCTCATGTCCGTCGACGGCCATGACGGCATGTGGCAGCACCCCGTCGGACGGGTTCAGGTTCTGATCCCGATGGACTTCAAGCAGCGCGTACGCAACATGGCAGCGATTCGCAGCGAAGACTGA